Proteins encoded within one genomic window of Kibdelosporangium phytohabitans:
- a CDS encoding helix-turn-helix domain-containing protein: protein MTFSTFAQRLTEMRERAELTASELAARSGVSLPYLSQLESGKRTNPRMPIRRALAQALGVTAADLPTSDTTTDEQ from the coding sequence ATGACCTTCTCCACCTTCGCGCAGCGGCTCACGGAGATGCGCGAACGCGCCGAGCTCACCGCCTCCGAGCTCGCCGCTCGATCGGGTGTGTCGCTGCCGTACCTGTCGCAGCTGGAAAGCGGGAAGCGCACGAACCCGCGAATGCCGATCCGCCGGGCACTCGCCCAGGCGCTCGGAGTGACGGCGGCCGACCTGCCCACGTCCGACACGACCACGGACGAGCAGTGA
- a CDS encoding helix-turn-helix domain-containing protein produces MSDHMEWPLGDALRAERLKRGMATREAARRAGMSDTMWRNLERGYELRKGIRFDIAPRPETVANAARAVGITVDMAFQMADIEIELAQDFAYENVDLTGVPHERLLEELRRRLAAGAPPTAEEIEAHPERYTVIGRREPKPDRKTGP; encoded by the coding sequence ATGAGTGACCACATGGAGTGGCCGCTGGGGGACGCGCTACGAGCCGAACGGCTCAAGCGGGGCATGGCAACCAGGGAAGCGGCCCGCCGCGCAGGCATGAGCGACACAATGTGGAGAAACCTCGAACGAGGTTACGAGCTCCGCAAGGGCATCCGCTTCGACATCGCCCCTCGGCCTGAAACCGTCGCCAACGCGGCGCGCGCGGTCGGCATCACAGTGGACATGGCGTTCCAGATGGCCGACATCGAAATCGAACTGGCACAAGATTTCGCGTACGAGAATGTTGACCTGACCGGCGTCCCCCACGAGCGGCTCCTCGAAGAGCTCCGCCGCAGACTGGCGGCCGGCGCCCCACCCACCGCTGAAGAGATCGAGGCGCACCCCGAGCGGTACACCGTCATCGGCAGGCGCGAGCCGAAACCTGACCGCAAGACCGGCCCTTAG
- a CDS encoding site-specific integrase, whose translation METDHRWYPLLREWRRGLKADNKSSRTIGNYDESARLFAAWLDELPEPPDEPAHITTTMIREWIGHLLDTRAPSTANTRYRHLQQWFKWLVIEQEIDNHPMATMKPPEIPPTPVPVVKDDVWERLLDSCKGRDFISRRDHAIIRLLADSGPRLSEVAFLNVDDLDFDLDVAQVIGKGNKPRAVPFGAKTGQALSRYLRVRANDRWADHQRLWLSEKGKGPLTPNGIKLMLRRRGKALGIDVEIGRNVHAHLGRHAAAHAYKKAGASKEDMKRIFGWTTDAMVEHYAESEADERAIETARRLRVGDRLR comes from the coding sequence ATGGAGACAGACCATCGCTGGTACCCGCTCCTGCGCGAGTGGCGACGCGGGCTTAAAGCCGACAACAAGAGCTCGCGGACGATCGGCAACTACGACGAGTCCGCCCGGCTGTTCGCGGCATGGCTCGACGAACTACCCGAGCCACCCGACGAGCCAGCACACATCACCACCACCATGATCCGCGAGTGGATCGGACATCTGCTCGACACGCGGGCGCCCAGCACAGCCAACACCCGGTACCGCCACCTTCAGCAGTGGTTCAAGTGGCTGGTCATCGAACAAGAGATCGACAACCACCCCATGGCCACGATGAAGCCACCCGAGATCCCGCCGACGCCCGTGCCAGTCGTCAAGGACGACGTTTGGGAGCGGCTGCTCGACAGCTGCAAGGGGCGCGACTTCATCTCACGTCGAGACCACGCGATCATCCGGCTACTCGCCGACAGCGGACCACGCCTGTCAGAGGTGGCGTTCCTCAACGTCGACGACCTCGACTTCGATCTCGACGTTGCACAGGTGATCGGCAAGGGCAACAAGCCCCGCGCCGTTCCGTTCGGCGCGAAAACCGGTCAGGCCCTATCCAGGTACCTACGCGTCCGTGCGAACGACAGATGGGCTGACCACCAACGGCTATGGCTGTCCGAGAAGGGCAAAGGGCCACTGACACCCAACGGGATCAAGCTCATGCTGCGTCGACGTGGCAAGGCGCTCGGCATCGACGTGGAGATCGGCCGCAATGTGCACGCGCACCTGGGCCGTCACGCCGCTGCCCACGCGTACAAGAAGGCCGGAGCCAGCAAGGAGGACATGAAGAGGATCTTCGGCTGGACCACCGACGCGATGGTCGAGCACTACGCTGAGTCCGAAGCGGACGAACGCGCCATCGAAACCGCCCGGCGCCTGAGGGTCGGCGACCGACTCAGGTAA